The Micromonospora siamensis genome contains the following window.
ACACGCCGGACCGGTACCGAACGCCCTGCTCGCCGGTGGCGTACAGTCGGCTTCGGCGCGGACCTCCTGGGGTGACACGACCGGGGTGCGCAGCGGCGCCGCGAAGGACGTCGGACGGCTCCGACGCCGGGTGGTCGTCGGGAGGGGGCAACGAGGACATGGCTGGCAACGGTGATCGTGCCGACGCCTGGACGTCGGAGCTCCGTGAGCAACAGGCGTCGCTCGGCGCGGACCTCGGGCCGGCGGACCCGGCGGCGTACACGATGCGCAAGCCCATCCCCGAGCCGATGCCGACCGACCGGCACGGCCCGGCGCGGATCATCGCGATGGCCAACCAGAAGGGTGGCGTCGGCAAGACGACCACCACCATCAACCTGGGCGCGGCGCTGGCGGAATACGGCCGCAAGGTGCTGCTGGTCGACTTCGACCCGCAGGGCGCGCTCTCGGTGGGCCTGGGCGTCAACCCGCACAACCTCGACCTGTCGGTCTACAACCTGCTCATGCAGGACGACGTCACCGCCGAGGACGTCCTGATCAAGACCGACGTCGCCGGGCTGCACCTGCTGCCCGCCAACATCGACCTGTCGGCCGCCGAGATCCAGCTGGTCAACGAGGTCGCCCGGGAGATGGCCCTGGCCCGGGTGCTGCGGACCATCCGCAAGGAGTACGACTACATCCTGATCGACTGCCAGCCCTCGCTGGGCCTGCTGGCGATCAACGCG
Protein-coding sequences here:
- a CDS encoding ParA family protein, encoding MAGNGDRADAWTSELREQQASLGADLGPADPAAYTMRKPIPEPMPTDRHGPARIIAMANQKGGVGKTTTTINLGAALAEYGRKVLLVDFDPQGALSVGLGVNPHNLDLSVYNLLMQDDVTAEDVLIKTDVAGLHLLPANIDLSAAEIQLVNEVAREMALARVLRTIRKEYDYILIDCQPSLGLLAINALTVAHGVLIPLECEFFSLRGVALLLDTIDKVRERLNFDLELEGILATMYDSRTTHCRQVLQRVVEAFGDKVYQTVITKTVKFPESTVAGAPITTLDPASSGARNYRQLAREVIAAQAER